The following proteins are encoded in a genomic region of Acidobacteriota bacterium:
- a CDS encoding molybdopterin-dependent oxidoreductase, which produces MAQSRREFIKIGGVGAAAAVAGTGLASQWWGLDPDVVHDPGTDGEKIVPTFCELCFWKCGVLAHVKNGRVTKIVGNPEHPLSNGRLCPRGTGGTGLLYDPDRLKKPLLRRKGKRGDQTFEEVSWETALDFTAEKLLKIQKECGPEKVALFSHGFGGSFFKHLLFAYGSGNVTAPSYGQCRGPREVGFQLTFGSPVGSPETLDVANARVITLIGSHLGENMHNTQVQDFAAAIAKGATVIAVDPRFSTAAGKAKYWLPIKPGTDMALLLAWMHVIINEGLYDREYVETHATGFEELRKHVADKTPEWAFTETTIRPEVIVETARVIAGARPASLIHPGRHTTWYGDDAQRSRAVAILNALVGSWGRRGGIFVPSSMKVPATPVPAYAAKPKTAQDHPNGVAYPFADEVLSHGVCDATIPGRIGGDGCPIKAWIVYGTNLLQALPQRANVLEAIQKLDLLVAIDVLPAEIVGYADVVLPECTYLERWDDVAPVPWREPFLAIRQPVVPPLFDSKPGWWIAKQLANRMNLGQYFPWDDAGAMVEARLAAGGYDVAALKAKGVVRGKPVPTTTEDGLALSFATPSKKIELYSKQMEAAGLPPLPPYTRHEQPASGQFRLLFGRTPVHTFGRTTNNRFLSEVTNDNEVWLNAKIAKERGLANGERVVLVNQDGVRSTPAKLKATQRIRPDCVFVVHGYGHTSEGLKFAKNRGLDDSALVTKIAVDPVAGSTGMSVNFVSVERA; this is translated from the coding sequence TGGCCCAGAGCCGGCGCGAGTTCATCAAGATCGGGGGCGTGGGGGCCGCCGCGGCGGTGGCCGGCACCGGACTCGCCTCCCAGTGGTGGGGCCTCGACCCCGACGTCGTCCACGACCCCGGCACGGACGGCGAGAAGATCGTCCCGACGTTCTGCGAGCTCTGCTTCTGGAAGTGCGGCGTCCTCGCGCACGTGAAGAACGGCCGCGTCACGAAGATCGTGGGCAATCCCGAGCACCCGCTCTCGAACGGACGGCTCTGCCCGCGCGGAACGGGCGGCACGGGCCTCCTCTACGATCCCGACCGGCTGAAGAAGCCGCTCCTGCGCCGCAAGGGCAAGCGGGGCGACCAGACCTTCGAGGAAGTCTCCTGGGAGACGGCGCTCGACTTCACGGCCGAAAAACTCCTGAAGATCCAGAAGGAGTGCGGGCCCGAAAAGGTCGCTCTCTTCTCGCACGGCTTCGGCGGCTCGTTCTTCAAGCACCTTCTCTTCGCCTACGGGTCGGGAAACGTCACGGCGCCGTCCTACGGACAGTGCCGCGGGCCGCGCGAAGTCGGGTTCCAGCTCACGTTCGGGTCGCCCGTCGGGTCGCCCGAGACGCTGGACGTCGCCAACGCCCGCGTGATCACGCTCATCGGCTCGCACCTCGGCGAGAACATGCACAACACGCAGGTGCAGGACTTCGCGGCCGCGATCGCGAAAGGCGCGACGGTCATCGCCGTCGACCCGCGCTTCTCGACGGCCGCCGGCAAGGCCAAGTACTGGCTCCCGATCAAGCCGGGCACCGACATGGCCCTCCTCCTCGCGTGGATGCACGTGATCATCAACGAAGGGCTGTACGACCGCGAGTACGTCGAGACGCATGCGACCGGCTTCGAGGAGCTCAGAAAGCACGTCGCCGACAAGACGCCCGAGTGGGCGTTCACGGAGACGACGATCCGCCCCGAGGTCATCGTCGAGACCGCGCGCGTCATCGCCGGGGCGCGTCCGGCCTCGCTGATCCATCCCGGGCGCCACACGACCTGGTACGGCGACGACGCGCAGCGCAGCCGCGCCGTCGCGATCCTGAACGCGCTCGTCGGAAGCTGGGGCCGCCGGGGCGGAATCTTCGTCCCGTCCTCGATGAAGGTTCCGGCGACCCCGGTACCCGCATACGCCGCGAAGCCGAAGACGGCCCAGGACCACCCGAACGGAGTCGCGTATCCGTTCGCCGACGAGGTCCTGTCGCACGGCGTCTGCGACGCCACGATCCCCGGCCGGATCGGCGGCGACGGATGCCCGATCAAGGCCTGGATCGTCTACGGCACGAACCTCCTCCAGGCGCTTCCGCAGCGCGCGAACGTGCTCGAAGCGATCCAGAAGCTGGATCTCCTCGTCGCGATCGACGTCCTGCCCGCCGAAATCGTCGGGTACGCGGACGTGGTCCTCCCGGAGTGCACGTACCTCGAGCGCTGGGACGACGTTGCGCCCGTGCCGTGGCGGGAGCCGTTCCTCGCGATCCGGCAGCCCGTCGTGCCGCCCCTCTTCGACAGCAAGCCCGGCTGGTGGATCGCCAAGCAGCTCGCGAACCGCATGAATCTCGGGCAGTACTTCCCGTGGGACGACGCGGGCGCCATGGTCGAGGCGCGCCTCGCCGCCGGCGGCTACGACGTCGCCGCGCTCAAGGCGAAGGGTGTCGTGCGCGGCAAGCCCGTGCCGACGACGACCGAGGACGGCCTCGCCCTCTCCTTCGCGACGCCGTCGAAGAAGATCGAGCTCTACTCGAAGCAGATGGAGGCCGCCGGCCTCCCGCCGCTCCCGCCCTACACGCGGCACGAGCAGCCTGCCTCCGGCCAGTTCCGCCTCCTGTTCGGCCGGACGCCCGTCCACACGTTCGGGCGCACGACGAACAACCGGTTCCTCTCCGAGGTCACGAACGACAACGAGGTCTGGCTGAACGCGAAGATCGCGAAGGAACGCGGTCTCGCGAACGGTGAGCGCGTCGTCCTCGTGAACCAGGACGGCGTGCGGTCCACGCCGGCGAAGCTGAAGGCGACGCAGCGCATCCGGCCCGACTGCGTGTTCGTCGTGCACGGGTACGGCCACACGAGCGAGGGGCTGAAGTTCGCGAAGAACCGCGGACTCGACG